GACGAAACGACGGCGCCGTTTCTAACGGCGATCTGTCAGCGGCTGGCAAAGAACCTGGCGAAGCGCACGCAGGAGAAGCCGGCGTTGCCGACCTTGTCGGTCTTGTAGTGAGCGACCTCAGCGAGCAACGGGCAACTTTCACGCATGTTCGGAAACGCATGCCACGCAGATGGATTGGTGCGAATAGTAGCGTTGTGCGGACGAGGAACGGGAAGCTAGGAGAGACCGTACGTCGCTTGTTGCGAATTGACAGACGCCAATTCCTGTCCTAGCCTTCCCGGATGGACGAGCGTCGGAGTGGCGCGCGGCCAGTGACGTTCCGTCGATCTGTGAACCTTCACTGAAGACAAGAGAGCCTCTCATGGACGCCGTCTCGAGCCACCAGCCCGGTCCTGTTACTCCCGAACTCGAAGCCCTGCGCAAGAGCTGGCTGTGGCTGTTTGCGATGGGGGTGGCGATGGTCGTGCTCGGCACGGTGGGTATCAGTTGGGCCTGCCTCGCCACGATCACCGTCGCGGCCACCTGGCTCTTCGGCTTTCTGCTGCTGGCCGGCGGTATTACGGAAATCGTCCACTCGTTCTGGGCCGGACGCTGGGGCGGGATGCTGCTGCACCTGCTGGTGGGCGTGCTCTACACGGTGGTCGGCTTCATGATCATCGACCAGCCCGAACAGAGCGCGATCGACCTCACGCTCGTGATCGCCCTGTTCCTGATCGTGGGGGGCATCTTCCGCATCATCTTCGCCCTGAGCGAGCGCTTTGCCGGTTGGGGCTGGGTCCTCTTGAACGGTGCGGTCTCGCTGCTGTTGGGCATGATGATCTACAAGCAGTGGCCTGCCTCGGGCTTGTGGGTCATCGGCCTCTTCATCGGCATCGAGCTGATCTTCAACGGCTGGGCCTGGATCATGCTCTCCCTGGGCCTGCGCAGTGCCTTGAGCAGCAAGTAAGCTGCCCGGCGTGAGTCGCTGGATGGATTCGTCGTCGGCGACTTCTTGGATCGCGACGATGGGCTGGCTATGCTCTAGGCGAGTTCTCACTCTCTCCTCGAGCTTGGGCCAGGTTATGCAGTTGCCGCGGAATCTACGCTCGTTTGGCCTGTTCCTTGCGACTTCGCTGGTGGCGATCGTGGCGGCCTGGTCGATCGGTCGGTCGGCAATCGCCGACGACACGGCGACGCAGCTCCAGTACAAGACCGTTCTCAACATTCCCTATCGCGAGGGGAACGATCTTTCCGAGGATGAGCAGAAACGCTGCCAACTCGATGTTTACTATCCAGTCGGCAAACAGGATTTCGCCACGGTCGTCTGGTTTCACGGTGGGGGTCTCACGGGCGGGGCGCGTGCCGTGCCGGGGCCATTAAAGGAACAAGGCCTCGCCGTCGTGGGGGCCGGCTACCGGCTCAGCCCAAAAGCAAAATCTCCCGCCTATCTCGAAGACGCCGCGGCGGCCGTCGCCTGGACCTTCAAGCACATCGGTGAGTATGGCGGATCCGAAAAGCTGATCTTCGCCAGCGGTCACTCGGCCGGTGGTTATCTCACCAGCATGATCGGGCTGGATCGCCGCTGGCTCGCGGCACACGACATCGACGCGAACCGGATCGCGGGCCTGATTCCCTTCAGCGGCCACACGATCACCCATTACACGATCCGCAAGGAGCGCGGACTGCCCGACACGCAGCCGGTCGTCGACGAGATGGCGCCCCTCTTTCACGTGCGCAAGGATGCTCCGCCCCTGCTGCTCATTACGGGCGACCGCGAGCTGGAGATGCTCGGCCGTTACGAAGAAAACGCCTATCTCTGGCGGATGATGCAGGTCGTCGGGCATCCACAGACCGAGCTCGTCGAATTGCCCGGCTACAACCACGGGCAAATGGCCGCCCCGGCCTTTCCGCTGTTGCTCGACTTCATCGAACGGGTGCAAACTCGGAAATAGCCAGATGGTGCTGTACGATGGCACGCCGTTCGCCCATACGTTCGTCGTGCTGGGACGCCGCTCGGGCAGCCGCGATTGGGATATCTCGTCGAGTTGGGGCCCCGACGCCGTGGTGATCGACGCCTGGCACAACAAGGGTTCTGTCTATCCGGCCACCGAGATCGAATCGAAGGGCTTCCGCGGCTACCAAAATTTCTGCGGGCCGCTCACGCCCAAGTCGGTGCTGCGAGTGAACTGAAGAAACGGGCATACTTGCTGTCCGTCGACAACTTCGATGCGACATTACTTCAACGGCTGCTATTCGTCGGACTCGATCTCATTGAACTCAGGCTCTGTCTTCATCCCTGGCTCGAGAGGGAGGTTGCGAAGCTCGAAGAGTTGGAAGGGGCGATATTGGAGCTTGAACTCTTTGACATCGTCGAGCTCGAGGTCGCGGAAGTAGCCGGTGGTCTGGCAGAAGCGGTTGACCCCCACGTTGGAAGTTCTCACCGAGCTCAATTCCCGACCATCGTTCGTGACGGCCACCAGGCGGATGTCTTGCTCGAGCAGGTCATGGGCCACCGAGAGCATGAGTTGCCCTTGCCGTTCGGAGGCGGGGGTAAAGGCCAGGCTGACCGTTCGATTCAGTTTCGCATCGAGAAAGGCGGTCGACATCGGAGCACGTCCGTCGGTTGTCTCCACGGTATTCCAAGGGGCCGTGGCCACGTGGAACAGGATGGAGAATGTCTTCGAGTCGGGTGGAAATGCCCGTGCTACTGCGTCGAGGTCGTGGATTGCCTTGCCGGCGGCGTCCAGAGGTGTGCCGCCTGCGGTCGAGCCGGGCCCGTTCGGCTGCCAAAAAAACGTGCCATCACCGGTCGGTTGTTTTACTCTGCGGACGGCGATCTCGCGCGTGATCGAGTCTTCGCGGACACGTCCTTTGAAATCGTGGTAGGGGGCGGCGACGGGGGTGCCATCGGCGCCCCACCACTCTTTGCCCTGCGAGGGATGAAAGCCGATGCCGACGAGCTCGACGATCGCCCCGCCTGGTAGCTCAACTCGATAGGGGGCCCCGAGCGAAGTGGCGGAAGTTTGCGATGGCGTCGCCTCGTCTTCGTCGGCCTGCGCCAAGTAGAGGCTCGGCGTTGCCAGCAGTGCGAGGAGCACGAACAACGCAAGGCTTTTGGCACCTCGACTCGAACGTGAGGCCGCGGCCTGCGCGAACGGTAGCGATCGCATTCTGTGGCTCCACAAGGTACTGAGCATGGCGCGCGGGCTGGCGTCGAACATCGTGGCCCAAGGGCCTAAGGAATGGCCGCGCCGCAGGTCGGGCCATGTGTCTCGGCGCTTGTGAGTCATCGCTGCACTCCCACCTGGAACGTGAACGTGTCGCTCTTCGTCACGGGTGTTGGCAGGTCGAGCTTCAGCCCGCCGATTAGACCTGCATTCGAGTTGACGCCGACGCCGCGGATCTCTGGTGGAGCGAGGCTCGTGCTTCCCGACACCGAGGCCCGCTGCAACGGGGCATTAGCTGCTCGTGCCGCGCGCAGGGTACGCAAGAAGTCAAGGACGCGCTCTTGTACCATGTAGGTGTTGGTTACCACGATGCTATGCGAGGTCGCGGCAACGACGATCCTGCCTGGGCCGCCACTCGCTTCCCAGGCCTCTTCGCCGATCGCGGATTCGATCAGTTTCACCAATTCGTCGTACTTGGGCGCCGGCGCGGGCTGCGTCTCAAAAGTCGCCGGGGGGGCGGGACGAAGCGGGCTGACCAGGTCGGCCACGGGATAGACCCGCGTTACGGTCTTATCGATCAGCCCTTGATCGCCGATCATCAGGACATCGTTGTCGACCAGATAAGGCAGTTCGAGCAGTCGCAAGAGCGAACGGAGAGAAACCGCCTTCAGCTTCGGCGCAATGGATTTGGGACCATCGAAGTCGCCGTCGAGCAGAATGGTGATTTCGCTGTCGGCCGCGATCGACTCGATGATCGAGTTCAGCGACTGTTTAGCGAGATCGAATTCGCGCGGCTTGTCGAGCGCCTGCTGAATGCGTTCTTCTTGTGCCGTTGGGACGGGCAGGTATTCCACGAGCTTGACCGGAACTTCTGTCGCTACGCCCACTAAGCCAAGCGGTTCATCGGCCCGCGCCGGGCGTTCCACGTCGAATCGCAGCAGCGACGTCGCCACCACGCCGAATAACAGGAAGAGCACGGCGGTGATCGTGCGTCGCGACGTGGGATGGCTCGAACGGCCAAGCCGCGCCAGGCGTTGTTTCCAGGAACCGCTCAGGCGAGCGGAATCTCCCTGGTCGAACGCCGTGGCCCAAACGCCGAAGCTGGACGCTTGATTTCGACGGCTCGTGACTTTTGTGCCTGTCATTATCGATCCTCCTGATTGGTTCGGTGTGCGAATTGTCCGGAAAGACCAGC
This genomic stretch from Pirellulales bacterium harbors:
- a CDS encoding HdeD family acid-resistance protein — encoded protein: MDAVSSHQPGPVTPELEALRKSWLWLFAMGVAMVVLGTVGISWACLATITVAATWLFGFLLLAGGITEIVHSFWAGRWGGMLLHLLVGVLYTVVGFMIIDQPEQSAIDLTLVIALFLIVGGIFRIIFALSERFAGWGWVLLNGAVSLLLGMMIYKQWPASGLWVIGLFIGIELIFNGWAWIMLSLGLRSALSSK
- a CDS encoding alpha/beta hydrolase, with product MQLPRNLRSFGLFLATSLVAIVAAWSIGRSAIADDTATQLQYKTVLNIPYREGNDLSEDEQKRCQLDVYYPVGKQDFATVVWFHGGGLTGGARAVPGPLKEQGLAVVGAGYRLSPKAKSPAYLEDAAAAVAWTFKHIGEYGGSEKLIFASGHSAGGYLTSMIGLDRRWLAAHDIDANRIAGLIPFSGHTITHYTIRKERGLPDTQPVVDEMAPLFHVRKDAPPLLLITGDRELEMLGRYEENAYLWRMMQVVGHPQTELVELPGYNHGQMAAPAFPLLLDFIERVQTRK